The following is a genomic window from Amblyraja radiata isolate CabotCenter1 chromosome 13, sAmbRad1.1.pri, whole genome shotgun sequence.
ACCTCATTCACCCTCAGCCCCCTCAATACTTCCACAGGCTCTGACTGGCTCACTTCCAATTCCCTTTAACTCAAAGCTGGAAAGACTGAAACCATTAAGCTTGCCAGAAACTGTATCTGCACTGTCTGCATCCCTATTCTTGGTTTGGTATCAGGGTGAAAGAGGCAGTTTACAAACGTTGGtttcttatttgattgtgtatcACACATTAGACCATATTGCCTCTCCTTCACCAAATTCACCTCCACCTGCCGACTCTGCCCTTGTCTCAGCTTACTTCCTCTGCTCGAACTCTTCCCGACTTAAGTGATACTTCGGGACTTAATTACTCTGTATCCTTCCACCTTCTTCCATTACCTATGCTGCAGATGTGTGCAAGGCAGGGCCCCAGAAGGTGCATTGATTCATCTTATCCCCCAATCCATAATAattattccagtctgaagaaggatctcgacctaaaatgtcacccattccttctctccagagatgctgcctgtcccactgagttactccaccttttttgtctaccttctttataattatgccatacgttaatataacTGTATAAtatatcagaattaaaggacttccttttggaaggagatgaggagaaatgtctttagtcagaggctggtgaatgtggattatttgccacagagggctgtggagtccaagtcagtggatatttttaaggcagagatagatagattcttgattggcatgggtgtcaagagttatggggagaaggcaggagaatggggttaggagggagggatagatcagccatgattgtatagcggagtagacatgacgggccgaattgcctaaatcTACACccattccttatgactttatgatgaTTCATGTGGTTCGCCAAATGTGATCACATTTAAGTTCCTGCCCATGTCTTTTCCAAATCTCTGCTCCTGTGTGCTAACTCACACAAACCCCTACATATATTTACCTATTCCCCTACTCACCTACATTTTTCCAGCATTCCTTTGAATGTACAAATACTCTATTTTGCTTTCAAATTATTTCTTATCCTCGTCTCTCACCTGCAGTAAATTTCTCCACTCCTACATTACACTGAACTCTTGGCCACAATCCTGGcaaaacaacaaagtgctggagtaactcaggaagtcaggcagcatccgtggggggAATGAATCagcaatgtttcagatcaggacccttctttaaactgattATGATGGGCGGAAGAAAGATGGCAAAGAtgtggaggcaggacaaagtttgGCAAGTGTGGCCTCTATTACCTCCCTAATTGCCAGTGTTCCACTATTTGCACCCCTACCTTCCACATCGGCAGCTTGTAACCTCTGGAATTACATTCCCTCACGTATCCCTCATCCCGAAAGCATTTCTctgtttttagtttagcttagttcattgtcatgtgtaccgaggtacagtttttttcttgcatgctatccagttagccaaaagactatacattattacaatgagtccacagtgtacagatgcaggataaaaggaATTACATTTATGGCAAGATAGAgctcagtaaagtctgattaaaggtacTCTGAAGGTTTATCTGTCTCAATGTCTTTTCTTgagtagtacaggtgtcagagtttatggggagaaggcatgagaatggggttaggagggagagataagatcagccatgattgaatggcggagtaaatttgatgggccatatggcctaattctactcctatcacttatgacatgacctatGATCTCAATTTCTTTCTAAACAATGCTGACAATTTTTCTTTCATAATTCATCTGCCAGGCACTTGGTCATTTTTTTTTCAACTAAATGACGATATAAAAATGTAATGGTTTGAAGAAAACCACACACTGCTCATTGTATGGTTTACTACAGTAGGGATCTCGTGGATTTATTTTCACAAGTAGTGGGGACAGATGAAGTCGTCCATTGCCTCTACCCAAAGTACGACACAGGTTCTGTTGGTGTATGACTGGGGTCGTGGTGTTTGATAGAACACCCTCAGAGCAAGAGAGGCAGCGTTACGGTAAACAGATCagaaaacctgtcttcatcaaatGTACCGTGCCACAAGGTACACAAGGTCAAACCATTTGCTTCAGTATTGGTGCAAGGATAGGAGTAACAATAAAATATTAAATCGTATGGTACTTACCCTTTttacatattttaaaaaataatgcaTCTTGTCTGGAGCATTAACATTAACCAATAATTATCCAAGACATTCGATTTAAGTTACAGAGCAACGGATGAAAATGCATTATATCTATTCATTAAATTGATGGTTGGAGGTTGTGATATAATTGATGGTGTAGCACATACAGAGGGACTGTTAACTTTAGTTACCCGCTGATTATATTAACAGGGCTACAAACCTATTACATTGACCGCGATGAATGGTTGTCCGGACGACGCGACAGTGACCACCAATGATTATTTCCTCATAATTCTTCCAAAACTGTCACAATTGGACGGGAGAAACCTCACAGAAATGTTAAGGCAAGGGCTTCAAGGGTCATCAGTTCATTGCGGCTGAAGCAGCGTTGGCAAGCACGTCCTTGGTGCAGCCTTGTTTGTGTGAGTTAGGTGTTTAGTTGGGTGCTCCCGGGGCACTGGCAATAATGGTGGACCTCCAACCCGCCGTCGTCATCGACAATGGATCAGGTCTGATCAAAGCTGGCATCTCAGGGGACAAGGAACCTCGCTCGATCTTCAACAACATGATCGGTAAGCCCCGTCAGAAAGCGCTCATCATAGGAGCCGGCCAGAAGGACTTCTACATTGGCGACGAAGCCCAAGTCAAGAGAGGGGTGTTGTCCATCAAATACCCGGTGGAGCACGGCATAGTCACCTCCTGGGATGATATGGACAAGATCTGGAGGTACGTGTATGACAACGATTTGAAAATCAAGTCAAACGAGAGACCGGCCCTGCTGACCGAGGTCCCCTTGAATCCGTTGGCCAACAGGGAGAAGATGTGCCAGATCCTCTTTGAGGGCTTCGATGTCCCGGCCATGTACGTGGCCATCCAAGCGGTGCTGGCTCTCTATGCCTCCGGGAGGACCACTGGGTGTGTGATGGACAGTGGGGATGGCGTGACCCACACGGTGCCCATCTACGAGGGCTACTGCCTTCCCCACGCAGTTCTCAGGCTGGAGGTCGGGGGCAAGGACCTAACCGAGTACCTGGTGAGGATCCTGACCGAGAGCGGCATCTCCTTCGTCAGCACGGCCGAGAAGGAGATCGTGAGGGACATTAAAGAGAGGCTGTGTTACGTGACCCCGGACCTGCAAACCGAGATGTGTAAGAAACCCTGCGAAGTGGAGAGGGATTACAAGCTGCCCGATGGCCAGATCATCAAAATCCAAAACCAGAGGTTCCGTTGCCCCGAGACTCTCTTCCTCCCGGCCAACATAGGCATCGAGGCGCCCGGCATCGACAAACTGTGCTTCAACACCATCATGAAGTGTGACATTGACCTGAGGAAAGACCTGTACGCCAACATGATTCTGGCTGGGGGTTCCAGCCTGTTCCCCGGGATGGATGAGAGGATGCTGAAGGAGATGACCAAGATGGTCCCCACCGGCACCCCGGTCAGGGTGTGTGCTCCGCCCGAGAGGAAATACTCGGTGTGGATGGGAGGATcaatcctctcctccctctccgccTTCCAGCAGATGTGGATCACGGCCTGCGAGTACAAGGAGGTCGGGGCTAATATCGTGCACAGAAAGTGTTTCTGAAATCTGTTTTTAAAACAAAAAGACAACTGTATTTAACAAAAGTAATAAACGTACTGACAAAATAAAAGTGCCAAATTGAAGTGAGAAACTGATCGCTTTTCCATTCTTTGCAGATCTCTCAGTCATTTCAGTAACGCGAAAGTTATAAAATAATGCTTGTTTCCTTCTGCACTTAAAATGGTCTTCTCTCCTcagatgcttcttcttcttgcatatggtgtgcacagcctaaagttgtaggacaacttgttctatttgatcttatttgattgtgcattcgtcgaaacagggcggaccacatgaaggttgcaatcttccacccctcctcagatgctgtc
Proteins encoded in this region:
- the LOC116979985 gene encoding actin-85C-like — its product is MVDLQPAVVIDNGSGLIKAGISGDKEPRSIFNNMIGKPRQKALIIGAGQKDFYIGDEAQVKRGVLSIKYPVEHGIVTSWDDMDKIWRYVYDNDLKIKSNERPALLTEVPLNPLANREKMCQILFEGFDVPAMYVAIQAVLALYASGRTTGCVMDSGDGVTHTVPIYEGYCLPHAVLRLEVGGKDLTEYLVRILTESGISFVSTAEKEIVRDIKERLCYVTPDLQTEMCKKPCEVERDYKLPDGQIIKIQNQRFRCPETLFLPANIGIEAPGIDKLCFNTIMKCDIDLRKDLYANMILAGGSSLFPGMDERMLKEMTKMVPTGTPVRVCAPPERKYSVWMGGSILSSLSAFQQMWITACEYKEVGANIVHRKCF